The Streptomyces seoulensis genome contains a region encoding:
- a CDS encoding xanthine dehydrogenase family protein molybdopterin-binding subunit — protein sequence MPRTGPAGVPTRITQGAQTAGGIGESTLRPDGILKVTGEFAYSSDLWHEDMLWGHLLRSTVAHAEIVSIDVSEALALPGVHAVLTYDDLPADVRTYGLEIQDTPVLAHGKVRHHGEPVAAVAADHPETARRAAAKIRVEYRELPVITDEFSATAPDAVLVHEGRTDHHAPYVSHPNILHRQPIVRGDAAAAAERADVIVRGEYTFGMQDQAFLGPESGLAVPEEDGGVHLYIATQWLHSDLRQIAPVLGLPEDKVRMTLAGVGGAFGGREDLSMQIHACLLALRTGRPVKIVYDRFESFFGHVHRHPAKLTYEHGATRDGLLTHVKCRIVLDGGAYASASPAVVGNAASLGIGPYDVDDVDIEAVALYTNNPPCGAMRGFGAVQACFAYEAQMDKLAGELGLDPVEFRQLNAMEQGSTLPTGQVVDSPAPVAELLRRVKAMPLPPERQWESSEGADVRQLPGGLSNTTHGEGVVRGIGYAVGIKNVGFSEGFDDYSTAKVRMEVVGGEPVAVVHTAMAEVGQGGVTVHAQIARTELGVEQVTIQPADTRVGSAGSTSASRQTYVTGGAVRNACALVRERVLEIGRRKFGTHHPAWATAELLLERGKVVTDGGEVLADLADVLEGESVEVEREWRHRPTQPFDRRTGQGNGHVQYSFAAHRAVVEVDTELGLVKVVELACAQDVGKALNPLSVLGQIQGGTVQGLGVAVMEEILVDPVTAKVRNPSFTDYLIPTILDTPTIPVDILELADHHAPYGLRGAGEAPTLSSTPAVLAAIRAATGLELNRTPVRPEHLTGTA from the coding sequence ATGCCCCGAACCGGACCGGCCGGCGTCCCGACCAGGATCACCCAGGGTGCCCAGACCGCGGGCGGCATCGGCGAGTCCACGCTCCGCCCGGACGGCATCCTCAAGGTCACCGGCGAGTTCGCCTACTCCTCCGACCTGTGGCACGAGGACATGCTCTGGGGCCACCTGCTGCGCTCCACCGTCGCCCACGCCGAGATCGTGTCCATCGACGTCTCCGAGGCCCTGGCCCTGCCCGGTGTGCACGCCGTCCTGACCTACGACGACCTGCCCGCCGACGTGCGCACCTACGGCCTGGAGATCCAGGACACCCCGGTCCTCGCCCACGGCAAGGTCCGTCACCACGGCGAACCCGTCGCCGCGGTCGCCGCCGACCATCCCGAGACCGCCCGCCGGGCCGCCGCCAAGATCCGGGTCGAGTACCGCGAACTGCCCGTCATCACCGACGAGTTCTCCGCCACCGCCCCCGACGCGGTCCTGGTCCACGAGGGCCGCACCGACCACCACGCCCCCTACGTGTCCCACCCCAACATCCTGCACCGCCAGCCCATCGTGCGCGGCGACGCGGCCGCGGCCGCCGAGCGGGCCGATGTGATCGTGCGCGGGGAGTACACCTTCGGCATGCAGGACCAGGCGTTCCTCGGCCCCGAGTCCGGGCTCGCCGTGCCCGAGGAGGACGGCGGGGTCCACCTCTACATCGCCACCCAGTGGCTCCACTCCGACCTGCGCCAGATCGCCCCCGTCCTCGGCCTGCCCGAGGACAAGGTCCGCATGACGCTGGCCGGGGTCGGCGGCGCGTTCGGCGGCCGCGAGGACCTGTCGATGCAGATCCACGCCTGCCTGCTGGCCCTGCGCACCGGCCGCCCGGTGAAGATCGTCTATGACCGCTTCGAGTCCTTCTTCGGCCATGTCCACCGCCACCCGGCCAAGCTGACCTACGAGCACGGCGCGACCAGGGACGGCCTGCTCACCCACGTGAAGTGCCGGATCGTCCTGGACGGCGGCGCCTACGCCTCCGCGTCCCCGGCCGTCGTCGGCAACGCCGCCTCCCTCGGCATCGGGCCGTACGACGTGGACGACGTCGACATCGAGGCCGTCGCGCTCTACACCAACAACCCGCCCTGCGGGGCCATGCGCGGCTTCGGCGCGGTCCAGGCGTGCTTCGCCTACGAGGCACAGATGGACAAGCTGGCCGGGGAACTCGGGCTGGATCCGGTGGAGTTCAGGCAGCTCAACGCCATGGAGCAGGGCAGCACCCTCCCCACCGGGCAGGTGGTCGACTCACCCGCGCCGGTCGCCGAACTCCTGCGTCGCGTCAAGGCGATGCCGCTGCCGCCCGAGCGCCAGTGGGAATCCAGCGAGGGCGCCGACGTACGGCAGTTGCCCGGCGGCCTGTCCAACACCACGCACGGCGAAGGCGTCGTACGCGGGATCGGCTACGCGGTCGGCATCAAGAACGTCGGTTTCTCCGAGGGGTTCGACGACTACTCCACCGCCAAGGTCCGCATGGAGGTCGTCGGCGGGGAACCAGTCGCCGTCGTGCACACCGCGATGGCGGAGGTCGGCCAGGGCGGGGTCACCGTGCACGCGCAGATCGCCCGCACCGAACTCGGCGTGGAGCAGGTCACCATCCAGCCCGCCGACACCCGTGTGGGCAGCGCCGGTTCGACCTCCGCCTCCCGCCAGACGTACGTCACCGGCGGCGCCGTCCGCAACGCCTGCGCGCTGGTGCGGGAACGGGTGCTGGAGATCGGCCGCCGCAAGTTCGGTACCCACCACCCGGCCTGGGCGACCGCCGAACTCCTGCTGGAGCGCGGCAAGGTGGTCACCGACGGCGGTGAGGTCCTCGCCGACCTCGCCGATGTGCTGGAGGGGGAGAGCGTCGAGGTCGAGCGGGAGTGGCGGCACCGGCCGACCCAGCCCTTCGACCGGCGCACCGGCCAGGGCAACGGACATGTGCAGTACTCCTTCGCCGCGCACCGCGCCGTCGTCGAGGTCGACACCGAGCTCGGCCTGGTCAAGGTGGTCGAGCTGGCCTGCGCCCAGGACGTCGGCAAGGCACTCAACCCGCTCTCCGTCCTCGGCCAGATCCAGGGCGGCACCGTGCAGGGTCTGGGCGTCGCGGTGATGGAGGAGATCCTCGTGGACCCGGTCACGGCGAAGGTGCGCAACCCGTCCTTCACCGACTACCTGATCCCGACCATCCTCGACACCCCGACCATCCCGGTCGACATCCTCGAACTCGCCGACCACCACGCCCCCTACGGCCTGCGGGGCGCCGGCGAGGCCCCCACCCTGTCGTCCACCCCGGCCGTGCTCGCCGCCATCCGCGCCGCGACCGGACTGGAGCTGAACCGCACCCCGGTACGGCCCGAGCACCTCACCGGCACGGCATGA
- a CDS encoding (2Fe-2S)-binding protein, translating to MRVSLTVNGRPQQADDVWEGESLLYVLRERLGLPGAKNACEQGECGSCTVRLDGELVCSCLVAAGQAEGREVVTVEGLADHAERRRTAAPGVGLDEARDWRPVPGDGTRLAPVQQAFVDAGAVQCGFCTPGLLVAADDLLAQNPEPTDADIREALSGNLCRCTGYEKIMDAVRLAAARQAEEV from the coding sequence ATGCGTGTCAGTCTGACCGTCAACGGACGCCCGCAGCAGGCGGACGACGTCTGGGAGGGCGAGTCCCTGCTGTACGTGCTGCGCGAACGCCTCGGCCTGCCCGGCGCCAAGAACGCCTGCGAACAGGGCGAGTGCGGGTCCTGCACCGTCCGCCTCGACGGCGAGCTGGTCTGTTCCTGCCTGGTCGCGGCGGGCCAGGCCGAGGGCCGCGAGGTCGTCACGGTGGAGGGCCTGGCCGACCACGCCGAACGGCGCCGGACCGCCGCGCCCGGTGTCGGCCTCGACGAGGCCCGCGACTGGCGGCCGGTGCCGGGGGACGGCACCCGACTCGCGCCCGTCCAGCAGGCGTTCGTCGACGCGGGCGCCGTCCAGTGCGGCTTCTGCACCCCCGGCCTGCTGGTCGCCGCCGACGACCTCCTGGCGCAGAACCCCGAGCCCACCGACGCCGACATCCGCGAAGCGCTCTCGGGCAACCTGTGCCGCTGCACCGGCTACGAGAAGATCATGGACGCGGTCCGCCTGGCGGCCGCCCGGCAGGCCGAGGAGGTCTGA
- a CDS encoding PucR family transcriptional regulator, translating to MRLRALLDTDALGLRLLGGEDELDRTVRGVMTTDLRDPSRYLSGGELVLTGLAWRRDAADSEPFVRLLVQAGVTALAAGEAELGDVPEDLVLACARHRMPLFAVHESVAFATITEHVVRQVSGERAGDLAAVVDRHRRMMTSGPAGGGPDVVLDLLGSDLDLRAWVLSPTGRLIAGSKVAGPALPPETCARLAAEHLAAVRTGRRGPHRVQLDGTTYSLFPVRSSGRAPQAVRDVRETVLSDWLLAVDADAADWPEERLDLLRGVTQLIAVERDRRDAARTVRRRLAQEVLELVQSGAAPAEIAARLRVAAPVLLPGLGAAPHWQVVVARVEWEDGAVAGGPVAQSLLEEVLVDPLATGPEPADRVAVAHTGDEAVALVPLPAVSAEHDGSEAGLHADALLRSVREALSAGLEGDGRLTLGVSAAVHSAEGLRGALEEARHARRVAAARPGRVCAAGHQELASHVLLLPFVPDDVRRAFTARLLDPLTEYDRRHRAELIPTLEAFLDSDGSWTRCASRLHLHVNTLRYRVGRIEQLTGRDLSRLEDKLDFFLALRMS from the coding sequence ATGCGGCTGCGCGCACTGCTGGACACCGACGCGCTGGGGCTGCGGCTGCTCGGCGGCGAGGACGAGCTGGACCGTACGGTCCGCGGGGTCATGACCACCGACCTGCGGGACCCGAGCCGCTATCTCTCCGGGGGTGAGCTGGTCCTCACGGGCCTGGCCTGGCGCCGCGACGCCGCCGACTCCGAGCCGTTCGTCCGCCTCCTGGTGCAGGCCGGGGTCACCGCCCTGGCGGCCGGGGAGGCCGAGCTGGGCGACGTACCGGAGGACCTGGTGCTGGCCTGCGCCCGGCACCGGATGCCGCTGTTCGCCGTGCACGAGTCGGTGGCCTTCGCCACCATCACCGAGCATGTGGTGCGCCAGGTGTCCGGCGAGCGGGCCGGTGACCTGGCCGCCGTGGTGGACCGGCACCGGCGGATGATGACCTCCGGCCCCGCCGGCGGCGGCCCGGACGTGGTCCTCGACCTGCTCGGCAGCGACCTCGACCTGCGCGCCTGGGTGCTCTCCCCGACCGGGCGGCTGATAGCCGGGTCCAAGGTCGCGGGCCCGGCGCTGCCGCCGGAGACCTGCGCGCGACTGGCCGCCGAGCATCTCGCGGCCGTGCGCACCGGGCGGCGCGGCCCCCACCGGGTCCAGCTCGACGGCACCACGTACTCCCTGTTCCCGGTCCGCTCCTCCGGCCGCGCCCCGCAGGCCGTGCGGGACGTGCGCGAGACCGTGCTGTCGGACTGGCTGCTGGCCGTCGACGCGGACGCCGCCGACTGGCCCGAGGAGCGGCTCGACCTGCTCCGGGGCGTGACCCAGTTGATCGCCGTCGAGCGGGACCGGCGCGACGCCGCCCGCACGGTGCGGCGCCGCCTCGCCCAGGAGGTGCTGGAGCTGGTGCAGAGCGGCGCCGCGCCAGCCGAGATCGCGGCGCGTCTCCGCGTCGCCGCGCCGGTGCTGCTGCCGGGGCTCGGGGCGGCCCCGCACTGGCAGGTGGTCGTGGCCCGCGTCGAGTGGGAGGACGGCGCCGTCGCGGGCGGTCCTGTCGCGCAGTCGCTGCTGGAGGAGGTCCTCGTCGACCCGCTGGCCACCGGCCCGGAGCCGGCCGACCGGGTGGCCGTGGCGCACACCGGGGACGAGGCCGTGGCGCTGGTGCCGCTGCCCGCCGTCTCCGCCGAGCACGACGGCTCCGAGGCCGGCCTGCACGCCGACGCCCTGCTGCGCTCGGTGCGCGAGGCGCTGTCGGCGGGGCTGGAGGGCGACGGGCGGCTCACCCTCGGCGTCAGCGCCGCGGTGCACTCGGCGGAGGGGCTGCGCGGGGCACTGGAGGAGGCCCGGCACGCCCGCCGGGTCGCCGCCGCCCGGCCCGGCCGGGTGTGCGCCGCCGGGCACCAGGAACTGGCCTCGCACGTCCTGCTGCTGCCGTTCGTCCCGGACGACGTGCGCCGCGCCTTCACCGCCCGGCTGCTGGACCCGCTCACGGAGTACGACCGCCGCCACCGGGCCGAGCTGATCCCGACCCTGGAGGCGTTCCTCGACTCCGACGGCTCCTGGACCCGGTGCGCGAGCCGGCTCCATCTGCACGTCAACACCCTGCGCTACCGGGTGGGCCGCATCGAGCAGTTGACGGGCCGCGACCTGTCGCGCCTGGAGGACAAGCTGGACTTCTTCCTCGCCCTCAGGATGAGCTGA
- a CDS encoding XdhC family protein — protein sequence MLDIAEELNAWAAEGRDFAVATVVAVSGSAPRRPGAALAVDAVGTAVGSVSGGCVESAVYELCRQALADGRPVLERFDDDEDDDDEDGLGTGLTCGGAIDVLVLPVHAAGPVRPVLAAALAATASGGAVALARIVTGPPALLGGALLVHGDGTRHGGFGGHPELDDTVAAEAAAFLDAGRTGTVEVGGRGARCGSPVTVLIESAVPAPRMIVFGAVDFAAALVRVGKFLGFHVTVCDARPVFTTRARFPEADEVVVDWPHRYLERTATDARTVLCVLTHDPKFDVPLLRLALRLPVAYVGAMGSRRTHLDRLERLREAGVTERRLAGLRSPIGLDLGARTPEETALSIAAEIVAARRGGTGVPLTGAHTPIHHDGPLGVGSPA from the coding sequence ATGCTGGACATCGCCGAGGAACTGAACGCGTGGGCCGCCGAGGGCCGTGACTTCGCGGTCGCCACCGTCGTCGCCGTCAGCGGCAGCGCCCCGCGCCGCCCCGGCGCCGCCCTCGCGGTCGACGCCGTCGGCACGGCCGTCGGCTCGGTCTCCGGCGGCTGCGTGGAGAGCGCGGTGTACGAGCTGTGCCGACAGGCGCTGGCGGACGGCCGGCCGGTGCTGGAACGCTTCGACGACGACGAAGACGACGACGACGAGGACGGCCTCGGCACCGGGCTCACCTGCGGCGGCGCCATCGACGTCCTGGTGCTCCCGGTCCATGCCGCCGGGCCGGTCCGGCCGGTGCTCGCCGCCGCGCTGGCCGCCACCGCGAGCGGCGGGGCGGTCGCGCTCGCCCGGATCGTGACGGGACCGCCCGCCCTGCTCGGCGGCGCCCTGCTCGTCCACGGCGACGGCACCCGGCACGGCGGCTTCGGCGGCCACCCGGAGCTGGACGACACCGTCGCCGCCGAGGCCGCCGCCTTCCTGGACGCCGGCCGCACCGGCACCGTCGAGGTCGGCGGACGCGGCGCGCGCTGCGGCTCCCCGGTCACCGTCCTGATCGAGTCCGCCGTCCCCGCGCCCCGGATGATCGTGTTCGGCGCCGTCGACTTCGCGGCCGCGCTGGTCCGCGTCGGCAAGTTCCTCGGCTTCCACGTCACGGTGTGCGACGCGCGGCCGGTGTTCACCACCCGCGCCCGGTTCCCCGAGGCCGACGAGGTCGTGGTCGACTGGCCGCACCGCTACCTGGAGCGCACCGCCACCGACGCCCGCACGGTGCTGTGCGTCCTCACCCATGATCCGAAGTTCGACGTACCGCTGCTGCGGCTGGCCCTGCGCCTGCCGGTCGCCTACGTCGGCGCGATGGGCTCCCGCCGCACCCACCTCGACCGGCTGGAGCGGCTGCGCGAGGCGGGCGTGACCGAACGCCGGCTGGCCGGGCTGCGTTCGCCGATCGGGCTCGACCTGGGCGCCCGCACCCCGGAGGAGACGGCGCTGTCCATCGCGGCGGAGATCGTCGCGGCGCGGCGCGGCGGCACCGGGGTCCCGCTGACCGGCGCGCACACCCCGATCCACCACGACGGCCCCCTAGGGGTGGGGTCACCGGCCTGA
- a CDS encoding LysE family translocator: MLPADRLLAFAALSLLLIVVPGPSVLFVIGRALAHGRRAALTTVVGNTFGAYVLVAAVALGVGSVVERSLLAFTVLKLAGAAYLVYLGITAWRRRGSMKAAFTGDAPAHSGPRTLWDGFVVGVANPKTIVFFAAVLPQFTDPAQGRVPVQMLLLGLVFNAIALACDSAWGLAASAARGWFARSPRRLAAVGGAGGLAMVGLGVTVAVTGRTD; this comes from the coding sequence ATGCTCCCCGCCGACCGGCTCCTCGCCTTCGCCGCGCTGTCCCTGCTGCTGATCGTGGTGCCGGGACCGAGCGTGCTGTTCGTCATCGGCCGGGCCCTCGCCCACGGCCGCCGCGCGGCACTCACCACCGTCGTCGGCAACACCTTCGGCGCCTATGTGCTCGTCGCGGCCGTGGCGCTCGGCGTCGGCTCGGTCGTCGAGCGCTCGCTCCTGGCGTTCACGGTGCTCAAACTCGCGGGCGCCGCCTATCTGGTGTACCTGGGCATCACGGCGTGGCGCCGACGCGGCTCGATGAAGGCCGCGTTCACGGGGGACGCCCCGGCGCACAGCGGTCCGCGCACCCTCTGGGACGGCTTCGTGGTCGGGGTGGCCAACCCCAAGACGATCGTGTTCTTCGCCGCCGTGCTGCCCCAGTTCACCGACCCCGCCCAGGGCCGGGTCCCGGTCCAGATGCTGCTGCTCGGGCTGGTGTTCAACGCCATCGCCCTGGCCTGCGACAGCGCGTGGGGGCTGGCCGCCTCCGCCGCGCGGGGCTGGTTCGCCCGGTCCCCGCGCCGGCTCGCCGCGGTCGGCGGCGCGGGCGGGCTCGCCATGGTCGGGCTCGGGGTGACGGTCGCGGTCACGGGCCGTACGGACTGA
- a CDS encoding SRPBCC family protein, translating to MSLFTLERTVPLSLDEAWRRLTDWPGHGDLVPLTRMTVATPPPTGVGTRIVARTGVGPLLFDDPMDITVWCPPLDDEPGLCRLEKRGRVVLGWAEIEVRPGPGGRTRVLWREELRVSFLPRAFDGVVTSAAQTMFGRVVNGLLRRG from the coding sequence GTGTCTCTCTTCACGCTCGAACGCACGGTCCCGCTCTCCCTCGACGAGGCGTGGCGCCGACTCACCGACTGGCCCGGCCACGGCGACCTGGTGCCGCTCACCCGGATGACGGTGGCCACGCCCCCGCCGACCGGTGTGGGCACCCGCATCGTCGCCCGTACGGGGGTCGGCCCGCTGCTCTTCGACGATCCGATGGACATCACCGTGTGGTGCCCTCCGCTGGACGACGAACCGGGGCTGTGCCGCCTGGAGAAGCGCGGCCGGGTGGTCCTGGGCTGGGCGGAGATCGAGGTGCGGCCTGGGCCCGGCGGGCGGACCCGCGTGCTGTGGCGGGAGGAGCTGCGGGTGTCCTTCCTGCCGCGCGCCTTCGACGGCGTGGTGACGAGCGCCGCCCAGACCATGTTCGGACGCGTGGTGAACGGGCTGCTCAGGCGCGGGTGA
- a CDS encoding DUF2637 domain-containing protein, with amino-acid sequence MRMTDISLNWLLPGAVLLLGLLAAIAVLARGKRSSGEKTAADDSWERSEERRRRKEAFYGSASYVLLFCCAAVAAALSFHGLVGFGEQNLGLTDGWQYLVPFGLDGAAMFCSVLAVREASHGDAALGSRMLVWMFAAAAAWFNWVHAPRGMGHDGAPQFFSGMSLSAAVLFDRALKQTRRAALREQGLVPRPLPQIRIVRWARAPRETYRAWSLMLLEGVRSLDEAVEEVRDDKRQKDEARQRRRDQQRVERAQLKALSRGARGVVTRTPARTVEVQMDRAPASATGEPAIAAPDKLTARQRPSLQSVRKGGEPVTVDLTAEDDTMALPRLDSLERKLKDLEQQFG; translated from the coding sequence ATGCGAATGACCGACATATCGCTGAACTGGCTGCTTCCGGGCGCCGTGCTGCTCCTGGGCCTGCTGGCGGCGATCGCGGTGCTCGCGCGCGGCAAGCGCTCTTCCGGGGAGAAGACAGCCGCGGACGACTCCTGGGAACGCAGCGAGGAGCGCCGCAGGCGCAAGGAGGCCTTCTACGGAAGCGCCTCGTACGTCCTGCTCTTCTGCTGTGCGGCGGTGGCCGCCGCCCTCTCCTTCCACGGCCTGGTCGGCTTCGGCGAGCAGAACCTCGGGCTCACCGACGGCTGGCAGTACCTGGTGCCGTTCGGCCTGGACGGCGCGGCCATGTTCTGCTCGGTCCTCGCCGTGCGCGAGGCCAGCCACGGCGACGCCGCCCTGGGTTCCCGGATGCTGGTGTGGATGTTCGCCGCCGCCGCGGCCTGGTTCAACTGGGTGCACGCGCCCAGGGGGATGGGCCACGACGGGGCGCCGCAGTTCTTCTCCGGCATGTCCCTCTCGGCGGCAGTGCTGTTCGACCGCGCGCTGAAGCAGACCCGCCGGGCGGCCCTGCGCGAACAGGGTCTGGTGCCGCGCCCGCTGCCCCAGATCCGCATCGTCCGCTGGGCGCGGGCGCCCCGAGAGACCTACCGGGCCTGGTCGCTCATGCTCCTGGAGGGCGTGCGCAGCCTGGACGAGGCGGTCGAGGAGGTGCGCGACGACAAGCGGCAGAAGGACGAGGCACGCCAGCGCCGGCGCGACCAGCAGCGGGTGGAACGCGCCCAGTTGAAGGCGCTCAGCCGAGGCGCCCGAGGCGTCGTGACGCGGACGCCCGCACGGACGGTGGAGGTGCAGATGGACCGCGCCCCCGCCTCCGCGACCGGGGAGCCCGCCATAGCGGCGCCGGACAAGCTGACCGCCCGCCAGCGGCCGTCCCTGCAGTCGGTGCGCAAGGGCGGTGAACCCGTCACCGTCGACCTCACCGCGGAGGACGACACGATGGCACTGCCCCGGCTCGACTCGCTGGAGCGCAAGCTGAAGGACCTCGAGCAGCAGTTCGGTTGA
- a CDS encoding FAD binding domain-containing protein: MDFLRPASWEEALAAKAEHPTAVPIAGGTDVMVEINFDHRRPTHLLDLTRIGELTEWETGADTVRLGASVPYARIMRHLRAELPGLALAAHTVASPQIRNRGGVGGNLGTASPAGDAHPALLAAGAEVEVESAARGTRLIPIDAFYTGVKRNALQPDELIRAVRIARADGPQQYSKVGTRNAMVIAVCAFGLALHPETRTVRTGIGSAAPTPIRAEVAEQFLDSALEEGGFWDNGQVIAPSAVKRFAALCAAACNPIDDVRGTADYRRHAIGVLARRTLMWAWESYRGERRATEGAA, encoded by the coding sequence ATGGACTTCCTTCGCCCCGCCAGTTGGGAGGAGGCGCTCGCCGCGAAGGCCGAGCACCCCACCGCCGTGCCGATCGCGGGGGGCACCGATGTGATGGTGGAGATCAACTTCGACCACCGCCGCCCCACCCACCTCCTCGACCTCACTCGCATCGGCGAGCTGACCGAGTGGGAGACCGGCGCGGACACCGTGCGGCTGGGGGCCTCCGTCCCGTACGCGCGGATCATGCGTCATCTGCGCGCCGAGCTGCCCGGTCTCGCGCTCGCCGCGCACACCGTCGCCTCACCGCAGATCCGCAACCGGGGCGGCGTCGGCGGCAACCTCGGTACCGCCTCGCCCGCCGGTGACGCGCACCCGGCACTGCTCGCGGCCGGGGCCGAGGTCGAGGTCGAGTCGGCCGCGCGCGGCACCCGGCTCATCCCGATCGACGCCTTCTACACCGGGGTGAAGCGCAACGCCCTCCAGCCCGACGAACTGATCCGCGCCGTCCGGATCGCCCGGGCGGACGGCCCCCAGCAGTACTCCAAGGTCGGCACCCGCAACGCCATGGTCATCGCGGTGTGCGCCTTCGGCCTCGCCCTGCACCCCGAGACCCGAACGGTCCGCACCGGCATCGGCTCCGCCGCACCCACGCCGATCCGGGCGGAGGTGGCCGAGCAGTTCCTCGACTCGGCTCTGGAGGAAGGCGGGTTCTGGGACAACGGCCAGGTGATCGCCCCCTCGGCCGTGAAGCGGTTCGCCGCCCTGTGCGCCGCCGCCTGCAACCCCATCGACGACGTGCGCGGCACCGCCGACTACCGGCGCCACGCGATCGGCGTGCTGGCCCGCCGCACGCTGATGTGGGCCTGGGAGTCGTACCGCGGAGAGCGCCGAGCCACCGAAGGAGCCGCGTGA
- a CDS encoding GntR family transcriptional regulator — protein MNQGLHDVSGTGLPWHAAQPAPPRVPARSGAAEIRERAAGTSGVRGEHTHSEPPLPRPRTVVQRASVRGQILDALRTALTTGELCPGEVYSAPVLGERFGVSATPVREAMQQLALEGAVEVVPNRGFRVVRRGARELAELAEVRALLEVPVLLRLAGTVAANRFAELRPLAEDTARAAASGCPARYAEADRAFHRALLALAGNEQLLRIAEDLHRRAQWPLVGTPPRQHRAVLLRDAAQHTALLDALASGDLDAVGELVAEHFAQRD, from the coding sequence GTGAACCAGGGCCTGCACGACGTCTCCGGGACGGGGCTGCCCTGGCATGCCGCGCAGCCCGCACCCCCGCGGGTGCCGGCCCGGTCCGGCGCCGCCGAGATCCGCGAGCGGGCGGCGGGCACCTCCGGTGTGCGCGGTGAGCACACGCACAGCGAGCCACCGCTTCCCCGGCCGCGCACGGTCGTGCAGCGGGCCTCGGTGCGCGGCCAGATCCTCGACGCGCTGCGCACCGCGCTGACGACGGGCGAACTGTGCCCCGGCGAGGTCTATTCGGCACCGGTGCTCGGCGAGCGCTTCGGGGTCTCGGCCACCCCGGTCCGCGAGGCCATGCAGCAACTCGCGCTGGAGGGCGCCGTCGAGGTCGTCCCCAACCGGGGCTTCCGGGTCGTACGGCGTGGTGCCCGCGAGCTGGCCGAGCTGGCGGAGGTGCGGGCGCTGCTCGAAGTCCCCGTACTGCTGCGGCTGGCCGGCACCGTCGCGGCCAACCGCTTCGCCGAGCTGCGCCCGCTCGCCGAGGACACGGCCCGCGCCGCCGCCTCCGGCTGTCCCGCCCGGTACGCGGAGGCCGACCGCGCCTTCCACCGCGCCCTCCTCGCCCTCGCGGGCAACGAACAGCTCCTCCGCATCGCGGAAGACCTCCACCGCCGCGCCCAGTGGCCCCTGGTCGGCACCCCGCCCCGCCAGCACCGGGCCGTCCTGCTCCGGGACGCCGCCCAGCACACCGCCCTGCTGGACGCGTTGGCCTCCGGCGACCTCGACGCGGTGGGGGAACTGGTCGCCGAGCACTTCGCCCAGCGGGACTGA
- a CDS encoding (2Fe-2S)-binding protein translates to MLATASPLTAAYARLGEVYPGLSVTVLEDAADGVLPAGDGWVSADGLAAGGVQLDSFLAWDDAQVLRDYGRAARPDVIAGFGLHRYAWPACLLITVPWFLQRRVPRLPAAHVAYHRTEGRMAVRPAGFACLPDDPAAGLPEAVVVADEEALRAEVRAAVAEHLEPVLGGFGPRMRRRGRALWGMATDEVVESLWYLASLFGEGEEGRAVRELELLLPGATAPYAGSAAFRELTGPGGEPLPTRDRVSCCMFYTLRPEDTCATCPRTCDSDRIAKLTAAAAA, encoded by the coding sequence ATGCTCGCTACGGCCTCGCCGCTCACCGCCGCGTACGCCCGGCTCGGCGAGGTCTATCCGGGGCTGAGCGTGACGGTCCTGGAGGACGCGGCGGACGGGGTGCTGCCCGCGGGCGACGGCTGGGTGAGCGCCGACGGGCTCGCCGCGGGCGGGGTCCAGCTCGACTCCTTCCTCGCCTGGGACGACGCCCAGGTGCTGCGGGACTACGGCCGGGCCGCCCGCCCGGACGTCATCGCCGGCTTCGGCCTGCACCGCTACGCCTGGCCCGCCTGCCTCCTGATCACCGTCCCCTGGTTCCTGCAGCGCCGAGTGCCCCGGCTGCCCGCGGCCCACGTCGCCTACCACCGCACCGAGGGCCGCATGGCCGTGCGCCCCGCCGGGTTCGCCTGCCTGCCGGACGACCCGGCGGCCGGACTGCCCGAGGCTGTCGTGGTGGCCGACGAGGAGGCGCTTCGGGCCGAGGTGCGCGCGGCCGTCGCCGAGCACCTGGAACCGGTGCTGGGCGGCTTCGGGCCGCGCATGCGGCGGCGCGGCCGCGCCCTGTGGGGCATGGCGACGGACGAGGTCGTGGAGAGCCTGTGGTACCTCGCCTCCCTGTTCGGCGAGGGCGAGGAGGGGCGCGCGGTGCGCGAGCTGGAGCTGCTGCTGCCGGGCGCGACCGCGCCGTACGCGGGCTCGGCCGCCTTCCGTGAGCTGACCGGCCCGGGCGGCGAGCCGCTGCCCACCCGCGACCGGGTCAGTTGCTGCATGTTCTATACGCTGCGCCCCGAGGACACCTGCGCCACCTGCCCGCGCACCTGCGACAGCGACCGGATCGCCAAGCTGACCGCCGCCGCGGCCGCCTGA